Within the Deinococcus cellulosilyticus NBRC 106333 = KACC 11606 genome, the region GTCTCCATGTTGATACAAATGCTGGTGATCTCTGGCTTACCGGCCATCACACCTGCCGAGATGCAAAGCATTCTCAACCACCAGAATGGAACACTGATCGGCAAACTGGTGATTCACGCGGAAGAACTGTACGTTCGCCATCCTCTGGTGATCACCTCCCAGATCCTGATGCTGGGAACGGTGCTCTGGCAGGTGTGGGTGATTCAGCAGGCCCTGCAGGTCTCTGATGTCCCAACAATGCGCCGCATCGTCTTCAGCACAGTGCTGGCGGTGGTTTTTGGACTGCTGCAATACAATTTCTCTCCACACTGGCGGATTCTGCAGGAGGGTGTTCTCAGGACCATCACCCAGCCTGAATTCCAACAGGTCCCACCAAAGGGTGGATCTGAACTTTAAAAAAAGAACCCCAGATTGGGGTTCTTTTCATTGCATCAAAATTCAGCCCTGAAAGGCCACTCGACCATTCACCAGGGTCAGAACAGGCCATCCGTACAGTTCGTCACCAGCCCAGGGGCTGAATCTGGCCTTGCTCTTGAAGGATTTTGGATCAACCGCCTTGCTGTTTTCCAGATCGAGCAGCACCACGTCTGCCACCGCCCCTTCTTCAAGGCTGGGGACCTCCCAGTTCATGACCCGGGCGCAGCCTGCAGTGAACAGATCGAGCAGTTTCTCCAGGGAGATTTTTCCGGTCTTCACAAAACGGGTGTACATCAGGGGAAAGGCCACTTCGATGCTGGGGATGCCAAACGGAGCTTCCAGCATGTCTTTTTCTTTTTCGGCCTGGGTGTGGGGGGCATGGTCGGTGGCAAGGCAATCCACAGTACCATCCAGCAGGCCTTCAAAAAGGGCTTCTGCATCCTGCTGGGTACGCAGGGGTGGTGCCACTTTGTACATGGCATCAAAGCCACGCAATGCCTCATCGGTGAGGGTCAGGTGGTGGGGGCACACTTCACAGGTGACAGGGGCTCCTGCCTTTTTGCCCTGACGGACAATTTCCAGTGCGCGTGCAGTGGACAGGTGCTGGATGTGCAGTCTGGCCCCGGTCAGGAGGGCAATTTCCACATCGCGGGCCACACGGGCAGCTTCTGCAGCCGCAGGATTTCCAGGCAGGCCCAGTTCCTGAGACACCACCCCTTCATTCATCACCCCGTCCTGACGCAGGGTGGCGTCTTCAGCGTGCACACTCACCAGCAGACCCAGACCACTGGCGTACTCCATGCCCCGGCGCAGCACATTGGCGTTCTCGTTGGTGCGCCCATCATCGGTGAACATGGCTGCACCTGCATCTTTGAGTGCAGCCAGATCTGCCAGGGTCTCCCCTTTCTGGCCCCGGGTGAGGGCAGCAGCAGGCTTCAGGCGGGCAAAACCCAGCCTGTCGGCTTTCTGAATCAGGGAAGTCACAATCCCGGGATCATCCACCACAGGACTGGTGTTGGGCATGCTGACCACCGTGCCATAC harbors:
- a CDS encoding dihydroorotase — its product is MMLEIKNIKRVGSDTLESLFIEDGKIRGWNLSESASETIDGKGATVAPALIELHAHLREPGQEQKEDLASGLAAAAAGGYGTVVSMPNTSPVVDDPGIVTSLIQKADRLGFARLKPAAALTRGQKGETLADLAALKDAGAAMFTDDGRTNENANVLRRGMEYASGLGLLVSVHAEDATLRQDGVMNEGVVSQELGLPGNPAAAEAARVARDVEIALLTGARLHIQHLSTARALEIVRQGKKAGAPVTCEVCPHHLTLTDEALRGFDAMYKVAPPLRTQQDAEALFEGLLDGTVDCLATDHAPHTQAEKEKDMLEAPFGIPSIEVAFPLMYTRFVKTGKISLEKLLDLFTAGCARVMNWEVPSLEEGAVADVVLLDLENSKAVDPKSFKSKARFSPWAGDELYGWPVLTLVNGRVAFQG